The Acidipropionibacterium virtanenii DNA segment CCGGCGGCGACGGCCGGCCTGGAGCGCGGCCTGATGGACGGCCGTGACGACCGGGTCTGGTTGACCTCCTGGTCGGGTGTGCTGGCTCCGCGCACGATCACCGACGATTACGACTTCAAGGTGGCGGCGTCCAACACCGGGTATCAGCGCCAGATCACGCAGACGCGGTATGTCGACATATCCATTCTCGAGATCATGCTGGGACTGGTCCCGGTCGGGATTCTTGTGGCCGTCGGCCTGACCCTCCTCTACTTCCGACAGAAGAAGAGGCTGGGGTGAGTCCGGGGCCGGATCAGCCGTGCTGGTCGGCCCCGGTGATCTCCTCGGCCGCCTGCGAGAAGAGCTCGGCGAAGATGCATGCCGAGTCGTGGCCGCCGGCGCCGTCATCACGGCGGATCAGCTCCGGATCGGTGGTGGCGCACTCGGGCTGAGCCCGCCAGCACCGGGTGTGGAAGCGGCACCCCGACGGCGGATTCGCCGGGGAGGGCACATCGCCCTGCAGGACGATGAGTTCCCGCGTCTCGCGGGCCTGCGGGTCGGGCACCGGCACCGCCGACATGAGCGCCTGGGTGTAGGGGTGTGTCGACCGGTCGTAGATCTGTTCCTCGTCTCCCATCTCCATGAACCTGCCCAGGTACATCACACCCACCCGGTCGGAGATGTGGCGCACCACCGACAGGTCGTGGGCGATGAACACATAGGCCAGATCGAGCTCATGCTGCAGCTTGACCAGCAGGTTCACCACCTGCGCCTGCACCGAGACGTCCAGCGCCGAGACGGGCTCGTCGCACACCAGCACCTTCGGGTTCAGGGCGATGCCACGGGCGATGCCGATGCGCTGGCGCTGACCACCGGAGAACTCGTGGGGGTACCGGTTGATGTGCTCGGGGTTGAGGCCCACCAGGTCGAGCAGCTCCTTGACCCGGTCCCGGCGCCGACCGGCCGGCACGACCTCCGGATGGATCTTGAACGGTTCGGCGATGATGTCGCCGACCGTCTTGCGGGGATCCAGGGAGGTGTACGGATCCTGGAAGACGATCTGGATGTCACGACGGAGCTTGCGCATGGCCGAGCCCTTGAGATTGGTGATCTCCTGGCCCTGGAACCTGATCGACCCGGTGGTCGGCGCCTCCAGGCTCACCAGCAGGCGCCCCAGGGTCGACTTGCCGCATCCGGACTCGCCGACGATCCCCAGCGTCTCACCGGGGAAGAGGTCGAAGGAGACCCCGTCGACTGCCTTGACATGGCCCACCGTGTGACGGATGACGCCACTGGTCAGCGGGTAGTACCTGGTGACGTCGCGCACCGACAGGA contains these protein-coding regions:
- a CDS encoding ABC transporter ATP-binding protein, whose protein sequence is MTLTGAPSRAARHQGVEPILSVRDVTRYYPLTSGVIRHTVGHVKAVDGVSFDLFPGETLGIVGESGCGKSTLGRLLVSLEAPTTGSIRFQGQEITNLKGSAMRKLRRDIQIVFQDPYTSLDPRKTVGDIIAEPFKIHPEVVPAGRRRDRVKELLDLVGLNPEHINRYPHEFSGGQRQRIGIARGIALNPKVLVCDEPVSALDVSVQAQVVNLLVKLQHELDLAYVFIAHDLSVVRHISDRVGVMYLGRFMEMGDEEQIYDRSTHPYTQALMSAVPVPDPQARETRELIVLQGDVPSPANPPSGCRFHTRCWRAQPECATTDPELIRRDDGAGGHDSACIFAELFSQAAEEITGADQHG